In Shinella sp. XGS7, a single genomic region encodes these proteins:
- a CDS encoding GNAT family N-acetyltransferase, with translation MSKTSLDTHLRVLPLRERPEFIPELQAWFEAEWPGYYGPGGPGDARRDLLAYAQPDPAALPLGLVALQLEASSGLERPCGFAAIKTEPFAPCPGLGPWAGAALVPQALRRQGIGLLLLQALVSEARAHHHQSRIPTLFCATATSDSLMLRAGWRLRERVMHGGGEVRVYELGVAAD, from the coding sequence ATGAGCAAGACCTCACTCGATACGCATCTGCGTGTGCTGCCCCTGCGCGAGCGGCCGGAATTCATCCCCGAGCTGCAAGCCTGGTTCGAGGCTGAATGGCCCGGCTACTACGGCCCCGGCGGCCCGGGAGACGCCCGCCGCGATCTGCTGGCCTATGCCCAGCCCGACCCCGCCGCCCTGCCCCTGGGCCTGGTGGCCCTGCAGCTCGAGGCTTCGTCAGGCCTGGAGCGCCCCTGCGGCTTTGCCGCGATCAAGACCGAGCCCTTTGCCCCCTGCCCCGGCCTGGGCCCCTGGGCCGGCGCCGCCCTGGTGCCTCAGGCCCTGCGCCGCCAGGGCATAGGCCTGCTGCTGCTGCAGGCCCTGGTGAGCGAGGCCCGCGCCCATCATCATCAGTCCCGCATCCCCACCCTCTTCTGCGCCACCGCCACGTCGGACAGCCTGATGCTGCGCGCCGGCTGGCGGCTACGCGAGCGGGTGATGCATGGGGGTGGGGAGGTGAGGGTGTATGAGTTGGGGGTCGCGGCTGATTGA